From Kitasatospora sp. NBC_00374:
CGGACCGACGCCGGGTTCCCGGAGCAGCTGGGGGGCGAGCACCCGGGCGGCCGAGACGACCGCGGCGAGCAGGTGACTGGGGACGAGCGTGCTGGAAGACAGGATCTCCAGGGCCGCACCGGGCCCCGCCTCGTCCAGGAGTCCCAGCGTGGCGTAGTCGGCGTCGTCGCACGCCCACTCCCCGGCCTCCTCGATCAGGGCGCCGATCAGCTCCACGGCGGCGTCGGCCCCAGCAGGCCCAGGGGGCCCGGGAGGCGCGGTTGTGTTCACGGCGGGGGTGTTCCTCTCGGGGATCACAGGGGGAGCCGGCCTTCGAACAGGCTCAGCTGCTCGTCCTCGTCGGGTGCCGGTTCCTGGTGCTGCAGAGCGTGGGCCAGGGCCTCCTCCTCGGTGTCGAACATGTACCGGCTCAGACACTTCTCCAGCTCGCCGTACAGGCCCGCCCGGCGGCCCATCACGCGAAAGCGCCGCTCGATGTCCAGGAGGTTGCGCGTCGCCTCGTACATCCGGGTGTCGTCCCCGCAGACCTCGGCCAGGATGTCCAGGGAGTCCTTCGGGATCGCGAAGGCTTCGTCGAAGCTGCGCATCCCCGGCCACGGCGCGCCGGTGCTCTCCTCCCAGATCTGCGGGACCAGGTCCTCGATCTCGTGCTTGTCGAGCACCCAGATCCGGCGGATCTCCTCCAGCTCCGCCTGGGTGATGAGCTCGATCTCCCGGAACTCCTGCGGGGCCCGCTCACGGGCCGCCTGCTGGACCGTCAGCAGCTGACGCAGCCAGTCGGCGCGGGCCTGCTGGGTGTACAGGCCATGGACCAGGCGGCCGTGGTGGACGTGCAGCCGGCCGCTGGCGCGGGTGAACTCGCGCAGGTCCCGGTCGTCCTCGACGTCCAGGGCGTCGCGCAGCGACAGCAGCGGCCGCATCCAGTCATGGTCCTCGTTGTTGCTGATCATCGCCGTCATCGACTTGTCCGCGGTCACCATCGTGCAGGTCCAGCACCCGAACCGGCTGTCCCCGCAGGAAGGCGTCGTCGTGTCGACCACCAGCGGGCACTCGGCGTCCGGGGAAGCCCCCTGGTACAGGGCCAGCAGCTCCTTCGCGTCCCGACCCCACGGCAGCCGGGAGTGCAGCATCAGGGACACCCACACATCGTCGTTCGTCAGATCCTCGATCGGCGTGTAGACGAGCGAGTTCGGCAGCGAGCCGTTCGGCGACAGCTTGTCCCGCACCCGGCCCCGCTCGTGCCGGGCCATCGTGCGCGCCCTGGCCTGCGACTCCGCCTTGCGCGTGCCGAGAAGCAGGATCACCTGCCCGTGCCGGGAGACCACGTCGCGGATGAACTTCCCCGACGGCTTGATCTTCATCCGCTCGGTGCACCAGCGGAACTTCGGCCTCGGCGCCGCGTACCCGCGGCCGATCAGGCACACCCAGAACGAGTCCTTCACCTCCGGCGTCAACCGGTGCACCTCGAACGGGAGGTCCTGCTCTGCGGCGGCCGACCGCAGCGCCTCCAGATGCCCGCCGACCCAGGCCGAGACGACCGGGTTCTCGACCAGGGTGTCGGTACTGATGACGTAGACCTTCTTGCGCCGCTGCTCCGCCGGAAGGCCGGCCACGGCCAGCCAGGCGAGCAGCAGGACCAGGGTGGAGTCCTTGCCGCCGGAGTAGCCGATGACCCACGGCACGTCGTCCTCGGTGTAGAGCGCGCGGATCTCCTGGAGCAGTCGGTCGATGGCCTCGTGGGCGTTGAGGTCACCGAACCACGACTTGCGGCGGGTGGGGCCCAGCCCCGGAATGACGACTTGGTTCACCGTGAACTCCTCAGGGGGTGCCGGCGCGGCCGGAGTGGCGGGCCGGCAGCGAAGTGCTGCGGGGGTGGCGCCCGGGCCGAGTGGCCCGGGCAAAAAGGACGGCTGCGTTGGCGTGGCTCCGTCGGCCCGTCAGTCGGCGGTGCTGGGTGCCGCGATGCGCTCGATGTGGGCGAAGACCACGGTGTCGTCGCTGTCGTGGTCGAAGCCGAGCTCGCCGGTGTGGTGGGTGAAGCGGTAGGTGCCCGGGGGGACGTCCACGATGGTCGTTGACCAGCCGAGCGAGTCCAGGTCGCCGCCGCGCCGCTTGAAGTCCTCCAGGTCGGCGATCGAGTAGGCCCACAGATCGGTGACGATGCTGGCCAGGCAGTCCTCCTCCGGGAGGGAGGGGCTGTCGTCCTCGTCGTATCGGGGGCTGGCGATGACGTAGGCGTCCGCCCCGGTGCGGTACAGGCCCGGGCAGGAGTTGCCGACGGGGCCGTACGCGCAGCCGATCGCTGCCATCGCCTCGATCACCTGCGCCTGGCCGCGCGCCGAGTTGTAGCTCGCGAAGGCGTCGGTGTCGCACGTGTAGGCCGAGCCCAGGTGGTCCCTGACGATCAGTTTCCCGGAGGGCGCCTCCAGGGTGACCGTGGTGGTGATCCCCTCCGGGTACGGGCAGGGGCCCTGCGCCCGCACGGTGTCGCCGGTGACCGTCAGCTTCGGGGTCTCGCCGCACTGGACGCAGGTGGAGTAGGTGCCGGAGAAGTGGGGGGCCAGGTCACCGAACTCCCCGAACCGGTAGACCGTCACCGTGCTGTCGTCCTCGGACGTGATGATGTGGCCGTTGCTGTCGAGGGGGAGCGTGTCGATGCTCACGGGGGGTCACTTCCTTGGCGTCGGGACTGTGCGGAGGAGGGGCGGAGCGCCGCCCGGCCCGCTACGCACCTCCGGGGAGGCATGCAGCGATCCGGGCGGTCGGTCAGGCTGCCGCCGGGGCGGTGGCCAGCAGCCGCAGCGCCCGTTCGGCTGCGGGCACGGTGAGTTGGGCCAGGTCGATGTCGGCCACGCCATGCGCGTACAGCTTGATCTTGTGGTCGGGTCCGCCCGACGGGTTCGGGAAGGAGACGGGGAGGTGCAAGCCGGGGCCCAGGGTGCTGGTGTCGAGATCCGTCAGCTCGGCGACTTCGGCTCCCGCCCAGTAGGCGGTAGTCCCCGTCTCCATGACGGCTCGGGCGAGGCGGTCGGCACTCACCGTCGGCAGGCCCAGCGCCGCGATGCCGACGTGCGTCGGGCAGGAGACCAGGGCGACCACCTGACCGCCGCCGAGCGGCCCGGCCACAGCCACGCTGCCGGAGGCCAACTGCTGCCAGCCGTCTCGCAGGCGGAGCGACGGCGCCGCCTCCATCAGTGCGCTCGCCGCGCGGCCGATCGCCTCACGCGTGGCCGACTGCCAGCTTTCGAGTGCCGAGGTCCTGTCCATGGTTTCTCCCTGGGGATGAGTCGCGGTTCGACATCAGTTCGGTAGCCGCCCGTTCTGACAAGAGAAATACTACCACAGATAAAACATCTACGGTGCTTGGTGCGGCCCTTGCCAGCGCCGGGGCGGCGGGTAGGACATCGGCGCCAGAGTGATGTGTGTCCGATGCCGGCCGATGGACCTCGCGTACAGGTGGTTGCCGCCGTGATCCAAACGCCCGGCCCCGACGGTCTCCAACGCCTCCTCCAGCCACCGTCCGCCGGGCTCGCCCTCACGCCGCGGCCGCGCCCCGAACGCCTGGAGCCGACGCTCCACCCCTTGATGCCCGCTCTCGTCCCGGCGCACCTTCATCGCGGCCCGGTCCGTCAGCACAGTCCCGTCCGGCAGGAGCACCAACCGCCGCGGCCGGCTCCGGCCCAGGTACGCGAAGTCCTGCGCCTGGTAGACGTGTCCGACGTGTCCGGGCGTGACCACTTCCAGGCCCTGCGGCGTTGCCCTGGTGCGCGGATGCGGATCCGAGTAGGCCACCACCCCCCGAACACCCCGCCGGGCCGCGAGCGCGAAACTGGCCGCACACAGCCACGACTCCCCGTTGCTGGGCACCTCGTCCAGCAACACCAGCCGGCTCAGCTCCACCGACTCGCGGTAGGGCTCCTTCTGCGCACCGGGCGCGGTCACCGTCGCAGGTCACATCGCGCGCAACCTGTGAGTTGATGCATTGATGGACTGGGAGGTCTCCGCCAGAGCTCCGATCTCGGGATTGGCCCTCGGCGTGCGCGAATCCGCCCACCAACAGAGTGGCCAGCACTAGCGTGACGGCATGACATCAGAGATCGACATCAAGGGTGCGGTACGTGCTTGGCTCCAACAGGTCGGCACGATAGCGCCCGAGTCCCGGCGATCGTTCATCTGGGACAGGTTCCCGACGCAGCCCTCCTGGCGCGTAGTTCGTCAAGCGGTCGCCCGCGCAGCGCCCGCCACCGCACGACCCGACCTCTACATGACGCGGAACCCGGACCGGCTTCACGACCGCGTCCTGCTCGACATCACCGGGCTCGCTGCGTTCGCACAGAGGACCGCCCCTGACGACCTCCGAACCCAGGACATCGTCGCCCGAGAGTTTGAACAGTTCTGCCTTGCTCCCGCTCCCGTCTCCGAGGACTGGGTCCTCTTGGAGGCGAGTTTCCCTCGGGGCACCCGAATCCCCATAGGGGACTACGTCCTGCAAACCTTCACCGAATCGGAGCTGCGGCAACTGCAGGCGCTGCCCAGCGTCGACGACCTGCCCTTCCACTCGTCCTTCCCGGCTGATGTCTTGGCGGGAGCCGCGTTCCTGCGCCGCCCCGATGCGGAGCGCAAGCCTCTCAAAGGGGCGCGGCTCTCCCTGGCTATGCGGTCCCGGCCTGAACTGCTGCACTGGCAGCCCCTGCTGATCTTGATGCTTTGGTCCAGTGAGCTGACCAGAATGCAGGCCAGCTACGAGGTGGAACCAGGCCGACGAGTCAGCCTTGACCATGGCGCACCAGGCATCGAAACACACGCCGCCGCAACCGACGATGACGTGATGATCGAGTACGAGGTCCACGAAGAGGGCTTCTACGAGGTCGTCCTAGAGGACCAGGAGCGCTTCGCCGCGTTCTGCGACTGGGCCGATAACCGGATACGCAAGGTGCAGACCAAAGGCGGGAAGCGGTCCCGCCGCCTGAGCCGATCCGCCCAGCACCTCGTCCGGGCGATGCACCGGACCTATACAGGGGAGTACGTGCCCGAGGAGGAGATCGAGGAAGTCCTGCTCCATTACGTCATCGCCATCGAGGCCCTGATGGCTGACGAAGACAACCTCGACCTCAGCCGGAAGGTGCAGATCCGGGCCGCGACCCTATGGCGCACGGACAGGACCCGCCAGGTGGTAGCGGACACACTGAAGAAGGCCTACAACGCGCGCTCCAAGTACGTCCACGGCGACGAGATCGGCGAGAAGCCCAAAGACAAAGTGGACCTGACGGTCCTGCGGCACGTGGCGTTCCAGAGCCTGCTGCGCTGGTTGATCATCGCCACGAGCGAGGACAACATCGTGGACGTCCCCAAGGTCCTGGACGGCGCGACCCTGTCCGACGCCATCAGGCACAACAACGTGATCAAGCCGATCGACGCCTTCTACGCGTCGACACCGCCAGCCTGGAGGCCAACCGACACACCCGACGCGGAGACCGAGGGGGAGACCCTGAGCCTGACGGAACGCCGCCCTCGGCCGCGCCCGAGCCTCTCTTCAGGGTGGGGACCCTCCGCAGCTGAGAGCTAGCCTTCATTTTCGGATCTTGTCGGATCAGCGCCCGGCAAGATCCGAAACAGCAGGCCTGTCACCTTCACGGTCCCCGCGGGCTATCAGAAGACGCTCGCCGAGGTCCGCAGGCTGGGTGAAGTCCCCGCGAGGAAACCCCTCGATCCAGATGGGCCGGTGCTCGTCGACGCTGGCGTAGTACTGGTTGCGCCAGTGACCGCGGACCCAGTGGCCGGCGGGCGTGCGACCCTCCGCGACGGCGCGGGCTGCGGAGAGTTCGTGGGCGGCGGCCTCGGGGCGGCGCAGTGCGATGCGCCGGAAGCTCTCTTGACGGATTCCCGCGCTGCGTGCGATGGCGCGGACCGACTGGTGGATCGTCGGGGAGTCCTCGCAGGTCAGGGGCTGCTTGGCGAGCGCCGACAGAGCCCGCAGGATGGAGACGCTGTGCGTACCCGCGTCCGCTGGCTTGTCCCACGGCACGAAGTAGGCGAGGTGGGGGAAGAGCGGTGCGAGCTGGACCGTGACGCCGTTGATCTCGTACGCCCCAGGTGGCTGGCGAATCCAGGTGAAGGCGTTCATGCCTCCGTCCGCGCACGCCCAGGTGATGGCGCTGACCGGTGGTTGGTCCGGGAGCGAGCGCGCGAAGGCGGTCGACGGGACGGGCTTGGCGAAGAACAAGAAGCCCATGGGGACGATGAACTCGTCGCTCCGAACACGCTGTTGCGGGAAGGTCTGGGCAGCGGCTGTCACCATGTCGCACATCGGCGCGTCCGCATAGATGGTGTCGGCGTTCCGCCACGCCTCCAGGGGGTTCGACTCGTCCTCGGCGAGGAGCGCCATCCGTTCCTTGAGCGAGGCCGTCGGCCACTGCTCGGGCCAGAACAGCCTCCCGTAGTCGGGGAGCCCGTCGGCGGCCAAGTAGCGGTTCCAGTGATCGGAGCCGAACCACCCCGTCAGGGCCGCCTTGAGGCGGATCGCATCGGCCTGGGTCAGGCCCCGGGATGCCTGCGCGTGGAGACGGTCGCGGTGCCCGGCGGAGCCGCCTGCCGAGTCCGGGCGGGGCCCTCCTGCCCGGACGCTCTTCGCGTTGGACCGTCGGCGGGTCACGAGGCGCTGTCCGTATCGGACGCCTCGTCCGTCGAGGGCACGCGCCGTTCGCGGGCTGCGCGACCGAGGGTCTGCTCCACGTCCGCGACTTCGCCGGGGCCGTAAGCGGTGCGGATTCCGGAGACGGACATGCCGGAGGCGGCGGCCAGGTCGGAGAGCTTGTAGGGGCGGGGGCGAGTGAACTCCCGGCCGTAGGCGATCAGCCGGCGGATCTCGCCCTCGGCCTGCTCCTTGCGGTAGCGCGCGATGCCGATCGCGGACAGGAGCGGTTCGTTCTCCTCCCAGTCCGTGTCCGCGGCGGCCTCAAGGTTGTGGATCATCTCCTCCCGTTGAGCGTGGATGGAGTGGCACACGTCGTTGTAGATGTCCTCGGGCACATCCCCGGGCGTGGGCATCGGGTGGCAGATCGCGGCGATGTCGGTGAATACGCTCATGCCTTGCAGTATGCACCAGGAATTGCGATGGTCGCAATGGATTGCGATCCGTGCACTTCTCGTCTTGCTCTGTGGATCGTGGAGACGCTCCGCTCGCAGGGCATGGCCGATGGCGGTCGAGCACCGAGAGTCAGACCGCACGCACCCCCCCGAACCAAGTCCGGCTCAGCTGTCGCCGGGCGGCTGATGCCCGCTCCCGAGCAGCCGCGTGTTCTCCACCATGAGGCGTTGAACGACGTTGCGCAGTGCCAGCAGCTCGTTGTCCGCGCGCCGCACCGCAGCCAGGGCCTGGTCCCGCTCCCCGCGCAGAGCCTCGACCTCCGCGTCCCGGCCCGGCGTCGACGCGAGGTCGCCCAGCACGCCGGCAGCGAGGTCGCGTACGCGGACGGCGCGCAGCTCGGTTCTCGCCGCTTCGAGGTCCCGGCGCAAGGCTGTGTTCTGTTCAAGCAGCATGCGGTTCTCCACCGCCAGGCCCGCGTCCTGGCGGGCCGCTGCGGCGGCCGCGGCCCGGGGCCGGTCGTCGGCGAGGTGCGCGCGGACGGCTTCCGCTTCGGCCTTGAGGTCTCGGTGCCGTTGCAGGTACTGGGGATTGACCGCGGCGCGCCGGGTGATCTCCGCGTCGGAGAGCGCCTTGCGGGTCTTGCGCATGCCGGCGATGACGTCCAGTACGCGCTGTCGGCACGCCTCGCTGTCGGCACGGCGGCGAGCCGCGGCGGCCTGCCGGCCCGCGTCCAGGACGGTCGCGCGCTCGGGGGCCAGGCCCTTCGATGCCTGCCGCTGCGGGCTGAGGCGGCCGGTCACCTCGCTTCCCAGGTCAGCAGGATCGGGTCGATGGTCGGCTGGGCCAGCTGCTGGCGGCCCGCCAGGACGGCGGCGACGGGGATCACGGTGAGGAACCGGTCCCGGCTGTGGAGCCACGCCTCGACGGTGGCCTTGTCCTCCTCGGTCAGCGAGCCGAGGTCGGTCTCGCACTTGCTGATGAGTTCGTCGATCTGGGCGAGTTCCTGGCGCAGAAGCTCCGTGTTCGCCCGGCTCAGCGGCCCCGGCACGAGCAGGCTGCCGTAGGCGGCCTCCAGGCGGACGAGCTGCTCGGCCTTGCTGTCGCGGAGCTGGCGCAGTTCGGGGAGCTGGGTGAAGTCGGTGGTGAAGAACTTGCAGGAGAAGCACCGGTAGTACACCGGGCAGCCGTGCCCGTCCGCGCGGACGTTGTTCATCTCGTGGCAGGTCCCGCCGGGGACCGGCACCTGGCCCACGCCGGCGCGGGCGCGGTCGGCGAGGTCATCGGCTGGGCCGCGGGCGCGGAGCCGGCCGCCGGAGATGTCGAACTGGTACTTGGCGGCGATGGCGCGGACGGCCTCCACCCGGCGCGGATGCGAGACCCGGTAGTAAATCTGGGTCGTGGACGGCTCCAGGTGAGCCATCAGGACCTGGAGGATCTCCAGCGGCACGCCGGCGTCGGCGCGCAGCTGGGCGTAGGTGTGTCGGAAGGCGTAGGGGAAGATGCGGGAGCGGTCGAAGTCCTGGTCGTGCTCGTCGAGTAGCTGGGGGAAGCGGTCCATCCATACGTCCAGCCAGTACCCGCTGGTGCTGCTGTCGTAGGGGCGTTCCCCGAACTTGTTGGCGCGGGTCAGCCGCGGTGTGGGGAACAGCAGCAGCTGCGGCGAGAGGGGCTGCCCGTCGGTGTCGAACCACTGTGGGAACTCCCGGCGCAGGTGGTCCTGCTGCCGGGTGATCACCTCGACGTCGGTGAGGTGCAGCGGCAGTTTGTGGCGTCGGCGGACCTTCTGCATCCAGTAGACGAGGAACGGGTAGCGGCGGCGTTGCACGCTGCCGTCGGGCGCCTCGATGTCGACGTCGTGCCACTGGACGCAGTCGAACTCCAGGTGCCGGACCTCCCACGGGCGTCGGCCTACCCGCAGGGACAGTTCGACGAAGTCACGGGGCGTGCCGTCCTGGAGCAGCGCGAGATTCTCCTCGGCCATCAGCTGGAGGAACACTGTCTCCGGCAGGGCGTCCTGGGAGCGGCCCTCCAGTTCGCTGTCGGTGTCGTCGCGTTCCGGGAACGGCGGGACCTCCTGGGCCAGCAGGTGCACCTCGGCGGCGCCGGCCTCGGCCAGCGCCGACCGGCTCTGGTCGAGGATGGCGCGCAGGGTGTGCACCAGGCCCCAGTGCCGCTGCGGGGTCACTAGCAGCGGGCCGGCGCCGGCCAGCGACGGCAGCAGACGCTCGGCGATCACCTCGCGCCGGGGGTCGGCGGCGGCGAGGGACTCGTAGTCACTGGTGTCGCGGGCGCGGGCGGCCAGCCACCTCAGGTACATCGTCATGCCCGCTCGTCCGACCTTCGCCGGCTGGCGTCCCTCGCCCGGCAGCGTTCGCAGGAACATCGCGAACCAGCGAGCCGCGTAGCCGGCGGACTGCAATCGCGCCGTGGAGGCGCCGGACGAGGACAGCAGCAGGATGTGCTCCTGGACGGCGCGCAGCAGCCAGGGGGCGTGCACGTCGCTGAGGTCGACGATGCGACCGGCGTAGCGGGGATTGAGGACGTTGAGTCGGATCACCGTGCGCCGGTGCTCCGACTCGCGGTCGGCGTCCAGAAGGGGTACGGATCGCTGCCACAGACGAAGGCAGGTCGTGGTCTGGCCCTTGGCCGGGAGGTCGGCCGTGAGCAGATCGGTCACCGAGTGGTCCACCAGCCAGCGGATGGCGGCCTTGACCTGTGTGGGGCTGATGCGGCCGCCCTGCCGCAGCTGGGTCTCGTAGCCGCGCAGGACCTGGATGCGCAGGGTCTCGCCGAGGTCGCCCAGGGGGACGAGGCCCATCGTGGTGTAGACCGCCGGAGCCGTCAGTGCCCACCGGGGCAGGTCGGGTCTGCCTGCATCGGCCCACTGCCGCTGGTGCGGCAAGCACAACCGCCTGCCCTTCTGCACCGCCCAGCGTGAGCACACCCGTACGACGCATTCGCCCAGGCCCGGACGCGGAGCCGGGCCCGTGGCTAGGTACTCCTCTACCGATAGTCCCGTCGCCTTGCGGGCACTAACGCAGCTCTTGCACAGCCCGCTCGCTTCCGCCGGCCGCGGGCAGCCGACCGCGCACCGCTTCTCGCCGTACACCCGGCGGGCGGGAGGCGCGGGAGCGGCGGCGCACCAGGACGCGACGTCGCCGGGCGAGCCGGCCTTCCGCCACGCGGTGCAGCACTGCCAGCACAGCCAGGGGTGCTTGTCCGCGGGGCGGTCGCAGGCGGGGTGGGCGCAAGCGCGCAGGGTGTGCCAGTCGGCGCCGAGCGGGAAGTGCAGTTCAAGGGTCTCGCGATCCAGTCCGTGCTCGATCAGGTACGGCCAGTCCGGCTCGGGCACCGGAGCACTGGGGAGCGGGTTGGAGGCATGTGAGGTCATGACGGTCCGAAGAACTGGTCGGAGATGGCGTTGGCGGCGATCACGATCTTCGCGTCGCCGACCGTGCGGTAGACGTCCTGGCTGGCGACGTCGCTGTGGCCGAGCAGGCGCTGGAGGACGTCTCGCGCGATGTCGAGGTCAGCGGCCGTCTCGCCGAAGGTATGCCGGAGCATGTGGGGGTGGAGGTGCCGCAGGCCGGCCTGTGCGGAGAGGTCGGCCAGCAGGTCCTGGACCCGCCGGGCGCTGAGTGCTTCGCCGCCCGGATCGCCAATAGGCCCGGGGAAGGTGACGAAGGCCCACGGGCTGTCGGCCGCTCGCCGGATGCCGATCCGCTCCCGCAGCCAGTCGGCGTACAGCATCTCCACCGGGCTGGGCACCGGCAGGATGACGGTTCCGCGGTTCTTGTTGGCCGCCCCTTTCGGATGCCCGCCTCGCTTGCGCAGGTGCAGGTGTGGACCCTGGATGTAGGAGCACCCCGGCACCGTTCGGCCTGCCGGGACGAAGTGGATGTCCTCGCGCCTGAGCGACACCAGCTGCCCCACCCGCAGTGCGCAGCAGGCCATAACCGCCACCATGCACCGGTCCCGGGCGGTCTCTGCCGCCCGCAGGACAGCGGTGAACTCCTCGTGCGTCGCTGCCGGCCGCCGCGCCGAGGCGTGACTCGGCCGAGAGTCGACGCGGATGCGCGGCCTGACCACGACGGTCCCGCCGCCGACCTGAGCGGGGACCGTCGTGAACAGCGCGTCGATGGCGGCGGCCTCGACGTGCCCGAGGTCGGCCAGGTGCAGGTAGAACCCGTGGATCGCGGCCAGAGCCGGCGCAAGCGTCGACTCCTCCGGCAGCCGTCCGTACCCGCGGCCGCTGGTCGCCCGGGGTGTGGTCCGCAGGTGCATCACGTACGTCGACAGCCGCAAAGCCGCTTCGCTCCTGGAGAGTCCGCGCTCGTCACACCAGACATGAAGCCGCTTCAGGTGGCCAGCGTAGGTCTTGGTCGTTGACTCCTCGCGTGCCCGGCCGAATCGCAGGTGACGAAGGTGATCGTCGATATCGCCGACCACGGCCAGTGTGGGCCCAGCCAGGACCGTCCAGTAGGCGAGCTCATCGCTCACCGGGACGCGCACGATCTCCGCGTGCATCGGCGCCAGCATGACCACACCGGAACAGTACGTGCACTGCCGGG
This genomic window contains:
- the dndC gene encoding DNA phosphorothioation system sulfurtransferase DndC; amino-acid sequence: MNQVVIPGLGPTRRKSWFGDLNAHEAIDRLLQEIRALYTEDDVPWVIGYSGGKDSTLVLLLAWLAVAGLPAEQRRKKVYVISTDTLVENPVVSAWVGGHLEALRSAAAEQDLPFEVHRLTPEVKDSFWVCLIGRGYAAPRPKFRWCTERMKIKPSGKFIRDVVSRHGQVILLLGTRKAESQARARTMARHERGRVRDKLSPNGSLPNSLVYTPIEDLTNDDVWVSLMLHSRLPWGRDAKELLALYQGASPDAECPLVVDTTTPSCGDSRFGCWTCTMVTADKSMTAMISNNEDHDWMRPLLSLRDALDVEDDRDLREFTRASGRLHVHHGRLVHGLYTQQARADWLRQLLTVQQAARERAPQEFREIELITQAELEEIRRIWVLDKHEIEDLVPQIWEESTGAPWPGMRSFDEAFAIPKDSLDILAEVCGDDTRMYEATRNLLDIERRFRVMGRRAGLYGELEKCLSRYMFDTEEEALAHALQHQEPAPDEDEQLSLFEGRLPL
- a CDS encoding site-specific integrase, translated to MLAPMHAEIVRVPVSDELAYWTVLAGPTLAVVGDIDDHLRHLRFGRAREESTTKTYAGHLKRLHVWCDERGLSRSEAALRLSTYVMHLRTTPRATSGRGYGRLPEESTLAPALAAIHGFYLHLADLGHVEAAAIDALFTTVPAQVGGGTVVVRPRIRVDSRPSHASARRPAATHEEFTAVLRAAETARDRCMVAVMACCALRVGQLVSLRREDIHFVPAGRTVPGCSYIQGPHLHLRKRGGHPKGAANKNRGTVILPVPSPVEMLYADWLRERIGIRRAADSPWAFVTFPGPIGDPGGEALSARRVQDLLADLSAQAGLRHLHPHMLRHTFGETAADLDIARDVLQRLLGHSDVASQDVYRTVGDAKIVIAANAISDQFFGPS